Proteins from one Cryptomeria japonica chromosome 4, Sugi_1.0, whole genome shotgun sequence genomic window:
- the LOC131078635 gene encoding GTP 3',8-cyclase, mitochondrial isoform X1 — protein MNGRKLGYLRLYAQSWRSTLATIRNMAFDSTSDDVIQSLSSYQIPANNSSLHPFSISHVNGGLSQRSLATAAANPLPESSAENTIVSDMLVDSFGRMHTYLRISLTERCNLRCQYCMPAEGVELTPKPELLSQDEVIRLANLFVASGVDKIRLTGGEPTVRPDIEDICVRLTSLKGLKTLAMTTNGLTLAKKLPNLKAAGLNLLNISLDTLVPAKFEFLTRRKGHAKVLEAIDMAINLGYNPVKVNCVVMRGLNDDEICDFVEMTREKPINVRFIEFMPFDGNVWKVKKLVPYAEILDIVAQRYKGLKRLQDHPADTAKNFKIEGFQGTVSFITSMTQHFCSGCNRLRLLADGNFKVCLFGPSEVSLRDALRQGLDDQGLQGIIESAVKKKKAAHAGMLDLAKTPNRPMIHIGG, from the exons GACGATGTGATACAGTCATTATCTTCATATCAAATACCTGCGAATAATTCTTCTTTGCATCCTTTCTCGATATCCCATGTTAATGGGGGATTAAGTCAAAGGTCATTGGCAACTGCTGCAGCAAATCCATTGCCTGAATCATCTGCCGAAAATACAATTGTTTCAGATATGCTTGTTGATTCATTTGGAAGAATGCATACATACCTAAGAATCTCCTTGACAGAGCGATGCAACCTTAGGTGCCAATATTGCATGCCTGCTGAAGGCGTGGAACTTACACCTAAACCAGAGCTTTTATCACAAGATGAAGTTATACGTTTGGCAAACCTTTTTGTGGCTTCAGGTGTGGACAAGATAAGGTTGACAGGTGGAGAACCAACTGTTAGGCCTGATATTGAAGATATATGTGTTCGCTTGACAAGCCTAAAAGGACTGAAGACCCTGGCAATGACaacaaatggtcttactttagccaAAAAACTTCCAAATCTGAAAGCAGCTGGATTGAACTTGTTAAATATTAGCTTGGATACTCTAGTTCCAGCAAAATTTGAGTTCTTGACTAGACGCAAAGGGCATGCAAAAGTTTTGGAAGCAATAGACATGGCCATTAACCTTGGTTACAATCCTGTTAAG GTCAATTGTGTTGTCATGCGTGGGCTAAATGATGATGAGATTTGTGACTTTGTAgaaatgacaagggaaaagcccaTCAATGTGCGATTTATTGAGTTCATGCCTTTTGATGGCAATGTCTGGAAAGTAAAGAAGCTTGTTCCTTATGCTGAAATTCTGGACATAGTG GCACAGCGATATAAAGGTCTCAAACGGCTTCAGGATCATCCAGCTGATACAGCGAAGAACTTTAAGATAGAGGGCTTCCAGGGTACTGTGTCTTTCATTACATCAATGACACAACATTTCTGTAGTGGGTGCAATCGATTGCGCCTTTTGGCAGATGGAAACTTCAAAGTTTGTCTTTTTGGCCCTTCAGAG GTAAGTCTTAGGGATGCACTACGTCAAGGATTGGATGACCAAGGATTGCAAGGAATAATAGAATCTGCA GTCAAAAAGAAAAAAGCTGCTCATGCAGGCATGCTTGATTTAGCAAAAACACCAAACAGGCCTATGATTCACATAGGTGGCTGA
- the LOC131078635 gene encoding GTP 3',8-cyclase, mitochondrial isoform X2: MNGRKLGYLRLYAQSWRSTLATIRNMAFDSTSDDVIQSLSSYQIPANNSSLHPFSISHVNGGLSQRSLATAAANPLPESSAENTIVSDMLVDSFGRMHTYLRISLTERCNLRCQYCMPAEGVELTPKPELLSQDEVIRLANLFVASGVDKIRLTGGEPTVRPDIEDICVRLTSLKGLKTLAMTTNGLTLAKKLPNLKAAGLNLLNISLDTLVPAKFEFLTRRKGHAKVLEAIDMAINLGYNPVKVNCVVMRGLNDDEICDFVEMTREKPINVRFIEFMPFDGNVWKVKKLVPYAEILDIVAQRYKGLKRLQDHPADTAKNFKIEGFQGTVSFITSMTQHFCSGCNRLRLLADGNFKVCLFGPSEVKKKKAAHAGMLDLAKTPNRPMIHIGG, encoded by the exons GACGATGTGATACAGTCATTATCTTCATATCAAATACCTGCGAATAATTCTTCTTTGCATCCTTTCTCGATATCCCATGTTAATGGGGGATTAAGTCAAAGGTCATTGGCAACTGCTGCAGCAAATCCATTGCCTGAATCATCTGCCGAAAATACAATTGTTTCAGATATGCTTGTTGATTCATTTGGAAGAATGCATACATACCTAAGAATCTCCTTGACAGAGCGATGCAACCTTAGGTGCCAATATTGCATGCCTGCTGAAGGCGTGGAACTTACACCTAAACCAGAGCTTTTATCACAAGATGAAGTTATACGTTTGGCAAACCTTTTTGTGGCTTCAGGTGTGGACAAGATAAGGTTGACAGGTGGAGAACCAACTGTTAGGCCTGATATTGAAGATATATGTGTTCGCTTGACAAGCCTAAAAGGACTGAAGACCCTGGCAATGACaacaaatggtcttactttagccaAAAAACTTCCAAATCTGAAAGCAGCTGGATTGAACTTGTTAAATATTAGCTTGGATACTCTAGTTCCAGCAAAATTTGAGTTCTTGACTAGACGCAAAGGGCATGCAAAAGTTTTGGAAGCAATAGACATGGCCATTAACCTTGGTTACAATCCTGTTAAG GTCAATTGTGTTGTCATGCGTGGGCTAAATGATGATGAGATTTGTGACTTTGTAgaaatgacaagggaaaagcccaTCAATGTGCGATTTATTGAGTTCATGCCTTTTGATGGCAATGTCTGGAAAGTAAAGAAGCTTGTTCCTTATGCTGAAATTCTGGACATAGTG GCACAGCGATATAAAGGTCTCAAACGGCTTCAGGATCATCCAGCTGATACAGCGAAGAACTTTAAGATAGAGGGCTTCCAGGGTACTGTGTCTTTCATTACATCAATGACACAACATTTCTGTAGTGGGTGCAATCGATTGCGCCTTTTGGCAGATGGAAACTTCAAAGTTTGTCTTTTTGGCCCTTCAGAG GTCAAAAAGAAAAAAGCTGCTCATGCAGGCATGCTTGATTTAGCAAAAACACCAAACAGGCCTATGATTCACATAGGTGGCTGA